The sequence CAGGTCGCTTCGTTCCCAGCGCGTCGGTGACGAGATCGTCCAGGTATGGATCGAGGTGCCCAAGAGACTCAACAAGCGGCAGGAGCAATTGCTGCGCGAGTACGCCGCCACGGAGGACGCTTCGGTCCTGCCCGAGTCAAAGGGTTTCTTCGAGAAGGTGGCTGAGTTCTTCGCCGGGTCGAATCGGGAAGACTCAGGAAACAGGGATCACTAAGCGGCGATGAAGAAGAAGATCGTCATACCGTCAGAGGAGGATGTGGCTCGCTTCGGCGGTGGGCAAAAATCGACCGAAATGCCGGGCTCGCCGGAAGGTGCGCCAACGAGCGAAGCCGCCACCCCACCGGCCGGGGAAACGCCGCCTGAGTCGGCACCATCGGCTGCTGACCAAGCCGCCTCCCCCGAGACTCTGAACGCAGAGGCCGAACAGTGGAAGGACAAGTTCCTGCGAGCCAAGGCCGATTTGCTGAACTATCAGCGACGGGCGGAAAAGGAGCGAGCCGAATCACTGCGATACGCAAACGCCGGGCTGGTTAAAGCGTTGTTGCCGGTCTTGGACGATCTGGAGCGGGTGGTCGCCGCGGCGGCTGAACACAAGAATGATCCCGAAGCATTGGTTGCAGGTCTCAGGCTGACGCTTGAAAACTGCCTCAAGACTCTCAAGAGCTTCGGCGTTGAACCGATCGAAGCGGCGGGCAAACCCTTCGACCCGAACCAGCACGAGGCGATCATGCAGCAGCCCAGCGATGAGCATACCGCGCCGACCGTGCTGAGCGAGATGCTCAAGGGCTACCGCCTCCATGAACGGGTCCTGAGGCCGTCTCGCGTGGTCGTATCCAAGCCCGCCGAGCCTCCCGCAGCCGCCGGCAATAGTGAGGGAAAGCAACCCGAGGAGTAAACCATGCCGACTTATGATTACGAATGTTCTGCTTGCGGACATCAGTTTGAGTTGTTTCAGAGCATCACTGCCAAGCCGCAGAAGAAGTGCCCGTCATGTGGACGTGCTGCCGCCAGACGTCTCATCGGGGCAGGAGCCGGCCTGATCTTCAAGGGTTCGGGTTTCTACATCACTGACTACCGCAGTGACAGCTACAAACAGGCGGCCAAGTCTGAATCCGAGTCCTCCAGCGGCAAGAAAGACAGTGGCGGGGAGACCAAGGCATCCTCGGATGCCAAGCCGGCGGCGAAGGCTAAACCGACCAACGGCACCGGCAAGAGAACATAAGAACGTAGTTGGGCAGGATGCCGGCCCGTCGTGACCTTCTTGCTGCCTTGCGGAAAGGCTGTTATGCCGACGCTGGAATGCCCAATATGCCAGCGATCCATCGTCTACACCTCTATCAAGGAGGTGCCCTTCAGACCCTTTTGCAGCAAACGCTGCAAGCTCGTTGATCTTGGCCGCTGGCTGAACGAGGAATACCGCATCAGCGAGGAGATTCCTCCCGACCTGACGGAAACCGGCAGTAGTCCGCCTCCGCCCGCCGATGGCATCGCGCCATGAGGGCCTCAAGTCTTTTCGCCTGACGATGACCCCGGGTCGTCGATGACGCGTTTGGGCGTCGGTATTGATGGGGTTCCGTCGGCGGTTATAATGCCACCCGTTGGATCGATGCCAGGAGGATGCCGGAACGATCGGCCAAGACCCGATGCCCGGCACAAGTGGGTGCTACGTCGGACCGTCAGTCGATAAGACGCAACAATCTCTCATTTCGATTCTGGAGGTTGAGTCATGACCGATCAAACCAACGAGCTTCGCAGAATCAACTGGTCGGAGTGTTTCGCTTTCACGAACATCTTCAAGACCTTTCGGACGGCAATAGGTCCCACCAAACTGTTGTTGGCGATGGCCGGCCTGTTGTTGATGGGCTTCTCAGGATGGTTTCTTGATGCGATCTGGAGTTCAAAACACCAGGCCGTCAGGGGCGCGGTCGTTGAATACGTGGTCAGTGGTCGGGCCGGAGCCCACCGAGACGGCAATCGAGAGGTGTTGGCCAAGAGGCTGCGCGTTCTCTACCAGGAGATGGGTGGCATCGCCGACGACCGAGTCGCTGCGGTGACCGACAGATTCAAAGACGATCCGAACGCAGCCGTCGACGACGCGATCAAGGATCTCAAGAGCAGGTACGCTGCCGAGTGCGCCGCCGCAAAAGAGAAAGTTGATTCCCTCAAGAAGCAAGAGGCGGATCGTGAGAAGGAATACCGGAAGCAGATGGCCGGTATCGCCCGCGACAAGAATCGCATTGCCGCCGAACTGGAAGCGCTTCGGCCGCAGGGAGTCTTCAAAACGTTTCTCTCCTATGAGACCGAATGTGTTTACCAGATGCTCGATGCCGCCCGCGTCCTCAACTTCACCAACCTGCTCATTCCGACGATCACCTCCGGCTCGGGCGGATTGAAGGATTACGGCCCTTGGGCGGATGCCCCTGCGAGCGTACTGAACGTCAAAGACGCCGCGTTCACAGAGCTCAGTGTCAGAACCGGGCCCCACGGATTTGGCGTCCTTCCGAGTGTTTTCCTGATGCTTCGTGGCTTGCAGTGGCTGGTCTTCAAGCATGGGTTCTTTGCCCTGTTGTTCCTTCTGGTCTCGCTGGCAATCTGGTCCCTGTTCGGAGGGGCGATCTGCCGGGTGGCGGCGATGAATTATGCCCGGGACGAACAGGTCGGCTTCAAGGCCGCGATGGCCTTTGCCTGCCGCAAATTCCTGGGTTTCTTTGCCGCCCCGTTGCTACCGGTGTTGATGGTGGTGGGCATCGGTGTGTGTCTTTTTGTCGGTGGGCTGTTTCTCTCCATACCGTACGTCGGCGAAATCCTCGGCGGTCTCCTGATGGGACTGGCTCTTTTGGGCGGCTTCCTCATCGCTTTGGTCGTGCTCGGAGCCATTGGCGGGTGCGGGCTGATGTGGCCGACCATCGCGGTCGAGGGCTCGGACGCCTTCGACGCAATCTCC is a genomic window of Phycisphaerae bacterium containing:
- a CDS encoding zinc ribbon domain-containing protein is translated as MPTYDYECSACGHQFELFQSITAKPQKKCPSCGRAAARRLIGAGAGLIFKGSGFYITDYRSDSYKQAAKSESESSSGKKDSGGETKASSDAKPAAKAKPTNGTGKRT
- a CDS encoding DNA gyrase inhibitor YacG; amino-acid sequence: MPTLECPICQRSIVYTSIKEVPFRPFCSKRCKLVDLGRWLNEEYRISEEIPPDLTETGSSPPPPADGIAP
- the grpE gene encoding nucleotide exchange factor GrpE, which translates into the protein MKKKIVIPSEEDVARFGGGQKSTEMPGSPEGAPTSEAATPPAGETPPESAPSAADQAASPETLNAEAEQWKDKFLRAKADLLNYQRRAEKERAESLRYANAGLVKALLPVLDDLERVVAAAAEHKNDPEALVAGLRLTLENCLKTLKSFGVEPIEAAGKPFDPNQHEAIMQQPSDEHTAPTVLSEMLKGYRLHERVLRPSRVVVSKPAEPPAAAGNSEGKQPEE